The Aeromicrobium yanjiei genome includes a region encoding these proteins:
- the argH gene encoding argininosuccinate lyase: MTSHDPADGTQKTALWGGRFATGPSPELVELSRSTHFDWRLAPYDLAGSRAHAFVLQAAGLLSRDDCTALIAGIDALAADVESGAFVAEPGDEDVHTALERGLLERLGPDLGGRLRAGRSRNDQIATLFKMYLRDHGRRIGGLVTDLARAIAEQAETHLGVAMPGRTHLQHAQPVLLSHHLLAHAWPLVRDLERLADWDARVAADSPYGAGALAGSSLGLDPEKVAADLGFTGSTANSIDGTSARDFVAEFAFVTAQIGIDLSRLAEEIIIWNTKEFDFVTLHDGYSTGSSIMPQKKNPDIAELARGKSGRLVGNLTGLLATLKGLPLAYNRDLQEDKEPVFDSIDTLEVLLPAFTGMVATLTFNTERMQELAPQGFALATDIAEWLVREGVPFRDAHELSGACVQLCEQRGIELWDLSDEDFAAISPALTPGVREVLTVEGSLASRDSRGGTALVRVTEQLAELRSRLP; encoded by the coding sequence ATGACCTCCCACGACCCCGCTGACGGCACGCAGAAGACTGCGCTCTGGGGCGGACGTTTCGCCACCGGCCCGTCGCCCGAGCTCGTCGAGCTGTCGCGGTCGACGCATTTCGACTGGCGACTCGCGCCCTACGACCTCGCGGGCTCGCGAGCCCACGCCTTCGTGCTGCAGGCGGCCGGCCTGCTGAGCCGCGACGACTGCACGGCCCTGATCGCCGGCATCGACGCCCTCGCGGCGGACGTGGAGTCCGGCGCGTTCGTCGCCGAGCCCGGCGACGAGGACGTGCACACGGCCCTCGAGCGCGGTCTGCTCGAGCGCCTCGGACCCGATCTCGGCGGACGTCTGCGTGCGGGGCGCTCGCGCAACGACCAGATCGCGACCCTGTTCAAGATGTACCTGCGCGACCACGGGCGTCGGATCGGCGGGCTCGTCACCGACCTCGCCCGGGCGATCGCGGAGCAGGCCGAGACCCACCTGGGCGTCGCGATGCCGGGACGTACGCACCTGCAGCACGCCCAGCCGGTCCTGCTGTCGCACCACCTGCTGGCGCACGCGTGGCCGCTCGTGCGTGACCTGGAGCGGCTCGCCGACTGGGACGCGCGCGTCGCAGCCGACTCCCCGTACGGCGCCGGCGCCCTCGCGGGATCGTCGCTCGGGCTGGACCCCGAGAAGGTCGCGGCCGATCTCGGGTTCACCGGATCGACCGCCAACTCGATCGACGGCACGTCCGCGCGCGACTTCGTGGCCGAGTTCGCGTTCGTCACTGCGCAGATCGGCATCGACCTCTCCCGCCTCGCGGAGGAGATCATCATCTGGAACACCAAGGAGTTCGACTTCGTCACGCTGCACGACGGCTACTCCACGGGGTCCAGCATCATGCCGCAGAAGAAGAACCCCGACATCGCCGAGCTCGCGCGGGGCAAGTCGGGCCGGCTGGTCGGCAACCTGACCGGTCTGCTCGCGACGCTCAAGGGGCTCCCGCTCGCGTACAACCGCGATCTGCAGGAGGACAAGGAGCCGGTCTTCGACTCGATCGACACCCTCGAGGTCCTGCTGCCCGCGTTCACCGGCATGGTCGCGACGCTGACCTTCAACACCGAGCGCATGCAGGAGCTCGCCCCGCAGGGCTTCGCGCTGGCGACGGACATCGCGGAGTGGCTCGTGCGCGAGGGCGTGCCGTTCCGGGACGCCCATGAGCTGTCCGGGGCCTGCGTCCAGCTCTGCGAGCAGCGCGGCATCGAGCTGTGGGACCTCAGCGACGAGGACTTCGCCGCGATCTCGCCGGCCCTCACGCCCGGCGTGCGCGAGGTGCTGACGGTCGAGGGCTCGCTGGCCTCGCGCGACTCGCGCGGCGGCACCGCCCTCGTCCGCGTCACCGAACAGCTCGCCGAGCTCCGCTCCCGCCTGCCCTGA
- a CDS encoding arginine repressor, giving the protein MSAADSKTARQQLIVELLSRHAVRSQGELVDLLEEQGVNATPSTVSRDLVELDAVRVRHEGSGLVYAVPAEGGDRTPRPASGGYAARSRLGRMVRELLVTVEASANLVVLRTPPGAAQYLAAAIDHSAPEDVLGTIAGDDTVLMISRDPAGGAAVAQRFTDLAGPHPKENP; this is encoded by the coding sequence ATGAGCGCGGCGGACAGCAAGACCGCGCGGCAGCAGCTGATCGTCGAGCTGCTGTCCCGGCACGCGGTGCGGTCCCAGGGCGAGCTCGTCGACCTGCTGGAGGAGCAGGGCGTCAACGCGACGCCGTCGACGGTCTCGCGCGACCTGGTCGAGCTCGACGCGGTCCGCGTGCGCCACGAGGGCAGCGGGCTGGTCTACGCGGTCCCGGCCGAGGGCGGCGATCGCACGCCCCGGCCCGCCTCCGGCGGCTACGCGGCCCGGTCGAGGCTCGGCCGCATGGTCCGTGAGCTGCTCGTCACGGTCGAGGCCTCGGCCAACCTGGTGGTGCTGCGCACGCCGCCCGGCGCCGCGCAGTACCTTGCCGCCGCGATCGACCACTCCGCCCCCGAGGACGTGCTCGGCACGATCGCCGGCGACGACACCGTGCTGATGATCAGTCGCGACCCCGCCGGCGGCGCCGCCGTGGCGCAACGCTTCACGGACCTCGCCGGTCCGCACCCGAAGGAGAACCCATGA
- the argF gene encoding ornithine carbamoyltransferase, with translation MRSFLRDDDLSPQEQAEVLALAAAIKADPYGRKPLAGPQTVAVIFDKASTRTRVSFGVGIADLGGNPLILDTATTQGGRGESTADTARVLGRMTSAIVWRTYAQSGLEEMAAHAGVPVVNALSDDFHPCQILADWQTVIEHKGHLAGLTVAYLGDGANNMGHSYLLGGATAGMHVRIGSPSGYQPAGHIVDDATAIAERTGGSVQVTEDPAAAIGGADVVITDTWVSMGQEAEKDARLRLFGDFSITEDALKLAAPDAIVLHCLPAYRGLEISSEVLDGPQSVVWDEAENRLHAQKALLVWLLSQPEAR, from the coding sequence GTGCGCAGCTTCCTGCGGGACGACGACCTGAGCCCGCAGGAGCAGGCCGAGGTGCTGGCCCTCGCGGCGGCGATCAAGGCCGATCCGTACGGACGCAAGCCGCTCGCGGGCCCGCAGACGGTCGCGGTGATCTTCGACAAGGCCTCGACCCGCACCCGTGTGTCGTTCGGCGTGGGCATCGCCGATCTCGGCGGCAACCCGCTGATCCTCGACACCGCGACCACGCAGGGCGGCCGCGGCGAGTCCACGGCCGACACCGCCCGCGTCCTGGGCCGGATGACGAGCGCGATCGTCTGGCGGACGTACGCCCAGTCCGGTCTCGAGGAGATGGCGGCCCACGCCGGGGTGCCGGTCGTCAACGCCCTGAGCGACGACTTCCACCCGTGCCAGATCCTGGCGGACTGGCAGACCGTGATCGAGCACAAGGGCCACCTCGCCGGGCTGACGGTGGCGTACCTCGGCGACGGCGCCAACAACATGGGCCACTCCTACCTGCTGGGCGGCGCGACGGCCGGCATGCACGTCCGCATCGGCTCGCCCTCGGGCTACCAGCCGGCCGGGCACATCGTCGACGACGCCACGGCGATCGCCGAGCGTACCGGGGGATCGGTGCAGGTGACCGAGGATCCCGCCGCCGCGATCGGCGGGGCCGACGTCGTCATCACCGACACGTGGGTCTCGATGGGCCAGGAGGCCGAGAAGGACGCCCGGCTGCGGCTGTTCGGCGACTTCTCGATCACCGAGGACGCGTTGAAGCTCGCCGCGCCCGACGCGATCGTGCTGCACTGCCTCCCGGCGTACCGGGGGCTCGAGATCTCCTCGGAGGTGCTCGACGGCCCGCAGAGCGTCGTCTGGGACGAGGCGGAGAACCGGCTCCACGCGCAGAAGGCACTGCTGGTCTGGCTGCTGAGCCAGCCGGAGGCGCGATGA
- a CDS encoding acetylornithine transaminase, with the protein MTTWSERYEGAVMNTFGTPARMLVRGEGAYVWDADGTRYLDLLAGIAVNALGHGHPAIVEAVTRQLTTLGHTSNFFATEPQITLAERLTGLVGHDSRVFFTNSGTEANEAAFKLTRRTGRTKVVAAEGAFHGRTMGALALTSKEAYRAPFEPLPGDVVFVPYGDTAALEAAVDDTVAAVLLEPIQGEAGVVVPPDGYLQAARDITSRHGALLWMDEVQTGMGRTGAWFAYSEAGIVPDIVTVAKGLGGGIPIGACLAVGPAATLLQPGNHGTTFGGNAVATSAALAVIETIENYGLLAHVTTIGDQIRRGLQDHPLVADVTGRGLLLGVVLREPVAAEAHKAALEAGLILNNPTPDRLRLAPPLILSEDQAADAVTTLRSVLDEVSS; encoded by the coding sequence ATGACCACGTGGTCCGAGCGCTACGAGGGTGCCGTCATGAACACCTTCGGCACCCCCGCGCGCATGCTCGTGCGGGGTGAGGGTGCGTACGTCTGGGACGCCGACGGCACGCGATACCTCGACCTGCTGGCGGGCATCGCGGTCAACGCGCTCGGCCACGGTCACCCGGCGATCGTCGAGGCCGTCACCCGGCAGCTCACGACCCTCGGCCACACCTCCAACTTCTTCGCGACCGAGCCGCAGATCACGCTGGCCGAGCGGCTGACCGGGCTCGTCGGGCACGACAGCCGGGTGTTCTTCACCAACTCCGGCACCGAGGCCAACGAGGCGGCGTTCAAGCTCACGCGGCGCACCGGGCGCACCAAGGTCGTCGCGGCCGAGGGCGCATTCCACGGCCGGACGATGGGGGCGCTCGCGCTGACGTCCAAAGAGGCGTACCGCGCCCCGTTCGAGCCGTTGCCGGGCGATGTCGTCTTCGTGCCGTACGGCGACACCGCAGCGCTCGAGGCCGCGGTCGACGACACGGTCGCGGCGGTGCTGCTCGAGCCGATCCAGGGCGAGGCCGGCGTGGTCGTGCCCCCGGACGGCTACCTCCAGGCCGCACGTGACATCACGAGCCGGCACGGCGCGCTGCTCTGGATGGACGAGGTGCAGACCGGGATGGGCCGCACCGGCGCCTGGTTCGCGTACTCCGAGGCGGGCATCGTGCCCGACATCGTCACCGTGGCCAAGGGGCTCGGGGGCGGCATCCCGATCGGCGCGTGCCTCGCGGTCGGACCTGCGGCGACCCTGCTGCAGCCTGGCAACCACGGCACGACGTTCGGCGGCAATGCGGTCGCCACGTCGGCCGCCCTCGCCGTGATCGAGACCATCGAGAACTACGGGCTGCTCGCGCACGTCACCACGATCGGCGACCAGATCCGCCGTGGCCTCCAGGACCACCCGCTCGTCGCGGACGTCACCGGCCGGGGCCTGCTCCTCGGTGTCGTGCTGCGCGAGCCCGTGGCGGCCGAGGCGCACAAGGCGGCGCTCGAGGCCGGGCTGATCCTCAACAACCCCACGCCCGACCGCCTCCGGCTGGCCCCGCCCCTGATCCTGTCCGAGGACCAGGCGGCCGATGCAGTGACCACGCTGCGGTCGGTCCTCGACGAGGTCTCGTCGTGA
- the argB gene encoding acetylglutamate kinase — protein sequence MTPDFDAPDHIWNPSEWKKATAKAATLAEALPWLKKYHDKVIVVKYGGNAMTNDTLKEAFAEDIVFLRMAGFKPVVVHGGGPQINAMLDKLGIESEFRGGLRVTTPETMDVVRMVLTGQVGRELVGLLNQHGDLAVGMSGEDGGLFRARRTTPVIDGVETDIGLVGEVVGVRPEAVQDLIDAGRIPVVSTVAPDDHGQVHNVNADTAAAALAVALGAEKLLVLTDVEGLYADWPDSTDVIGEIGPEALSELIPELASGMIPKMTACLKAVEGGVKRATVVDGREPHAVLLEIFTDEGVGTQVVPGATTRLRTALYATSVDKGTS from the coding sequence ATGACCCCTGACTTCGACGCACCCGACCACATCTGGAACCCCTCGGAGTGGAAGAAGGCCACGGCCAAGGCTGCCACGCTCGCCGAGGCGCTGCCGTGGCTGAAGAAGTACCACGACAAGGTGATCGTGGTGAAGTACGGCGGCAACGCGATGACCAACGACACGCTGAAGGAGGCCTTCGCGGAGGACATCGTGTTCCTGCGCATGGCCGGCTTCAAGCCCGTCGTCGTGCACGGCGGCGGCCCGCAGATCAATGCGATGCTCGACAAGCTCGGCATCGAGTCGGAGTTCCGTGGTGGCCTGCGCGTCACGACCCCGGAGACGATGGACGTCGTGCGGATGGTGCTCACGGGTCAGGTCGGCCGCGAGCTCGTGGGCCTGCTCAACCAGCACGGTGACCTCGCCGTGGGCATGTCGGGCGAGGACGGCGGCCTGTTCAGGGCTCGTCGGACCACCCCGGTGATCGACGGGGTCGAGACCGACATCGGCCTGGTGGGCGAGGTCGTGGGCGTACGCCCCGAGGCCGTCCAGGACCTCATCGACGCCGGACGCATCCCGGTGGTCTCGACCGTCGCGCCCGACGACCACGGGCAGGTCCACAACGTCAACGCCGACACCGCGGCCGCGGCACTCGCGGTCGCGCTGGGTGCGGAGAAGCTGCTCGTGCTGACCGATGTCGAGGGGCTCTACGCCGACTGGCCCGACAGCACCGACGTGATCGGCGAGATCGGCCCCGAGGCGCTCTCCGAGCTGATCCCCGAGCTGGCCAGCGGGATGATCCCCAAGATGACCGCGTGCCTCAAGGCGGTCGAGGGCGGCGTCAAGCGCGCGACCGTGGTCGACGGACGCGAGCCCCACGCGGTCCTGCTGGAGATCTTCACCGACGAGGGCGTCGGCACGCAGGTCGTGCCCGGCGCCACGACCCGGCTGCGCACCGCGCTGTACGCGACGAGCGTCGACAAGGGGACGTCATGA
- the argJ gene encoding bifunctional glutamate N-acetyltransferase/amino-acid acetyltransferase ArgJ: MSVTAAQGFTAHGVAAGLKSTGAPDVAVVVNQGPSSAASAVFTSNRCKANPVLWSEKAIQTGSAVAVAINSGGANCYTGAEGFATTHRTAETVAEMLDIGAIDVQVCSTGLIGLLNDREALLSGVRAAVEGQSRDGGHTAATAIMTTDSVAKEAVVQADGFTVGGMAKGAGMLAPALATMLVVITTDADVDSATVDAALRSATARTFDRLDSDGCQSTNDTVLLMASGASGTTPDAATFTDAVTAVCHDLAMQLLADAEGADHEIAIEVVNAATVDDALEVGRSVARSNLFKCAIFGKDPNWGRILASVGTTRATFDPADLDVALNDVWVCRNSGPGESPDSIDLEARAVSVTIDLKSGDQSGTIWTNDLTQAYVHENSAYSS; the protein is encoded by the coding sequence ATGAGCGTCACCGCCGCACAGGGATTCACCGCGCACGGCGTGGCGGCCGGGCTCAAGTCCACCGGCGCGCCCGATGTGGCGGTGGTGGTCAACCAGGGCCCCTCGAGCGCCGCCTCGGCGGTGTTCACGAGCAACCGGTGCAAGGCCAACCCGGTGCTGTGGAGCGAGAAGGCGATCCAGACCGGATCGGCCGTCGCGGTCGCGATCAACTCCGGCGGAGCGAACTGCTACACCGGCGCCGAGGGCTTCGCGACCACCCACCGCACCGCCGAGACCGTCGCCGAGATGCTCGACATCGGCGCGATCGACGTGCAGGTCTGCTCGACCGGCCTGATCGGGCTGCTCAACGACCGTGAGGCGCTGCTGAGCGGCGTCCGTGCGGCCGTCGAGGGCCAGAGCCGCGACGGCGGGCACACCGCGGCGACCGCGATCATGACGACCGACTCGGTCGCCAAGGAGGCCGTCGTGCAGGCGGACGGCTTCACGGTGGGTGGCATGGCCAAGGGAGCCGGCATGCTCGCGCCCGCGCTGGCCACGATGCTCGTGGTGATCACGACCGACGCAGACGTCGACTCCGCGACCGTCGACGCCGCGCTGCGCTCGGCCACCGCCCGGACCTTCGACCGTCTCGACTCCGACGGCTGCCAGTCGACCAACGACACCGTGCTGCTGATGGCGTCCGGTGCCTCGGGCACCACGCCGGACGCCGCAACGTTCACGGATGCGGTCACCGCCGTGTGCCACGACCTCGCGATGCAGCTGCTGGCCGATGCCGAGGGCGCCGACCACGAGATCGCGATCGAGGTCGTGAACGCCGCGACCGTCGACGACGCCCTGGAGGTCGGTCGCTCGGTCGCGCGGAGCAACCTCTTCAAGTGCGCGATCTTCGGCAAGGACCCCAACTGGGGACGCATCCTGGCCTCGGTCGGCACGACCCGGGCGACCTTCGACCCGGCCGATCTCGACGTCGCGCTCAACGACGTCTGGGTCTGCCGCAACAGCGGGCCGGGGGAGTCACCGGACTCCATCGACCTCGAGGCCCGCGCGGTCTCGGTGACCATCGACCTCAAGTCCGGCGACCAGTCGGGCACCATCTGGACGAACGACCTCACCCAGGCGTACGTCCACGAGAACTCGGCGTACTCCTCATGA